The Camelina sativa cultivar DH55 chromosome 14, Cs, whole genome shotgun sequence genome includes a window with the following:
- the LOC104742478 gene encoding upstream activation factor subunit UAF30-like isoform X1: MVSDSDLVTQLREILRGSDLETTTAASVRRQLEAYFGVELTYKKAFVREQIDAFLESGALLESKPENHKEEEEEVDEDEECNGDQNYEEGSESNNEKPERPVEAKKRRGGFNKICQLSPQLDKFLGTCQLARTEVVKKIWAYIRDHDLQDPKNRRNILCDEALHSLFRVKAIDMFQMNKALAKHIWPLNDGDGSVKDVKEEDEGEASGEKDEKEEQNEEAVENNEEESGEEEGPSLRKRKRKKRKPAKSEEKPKKKGGGFTKVCSLSPELQAFTGTSQLARTEVVKMLWKYIKENNLQDPSDKRTIICDESLRSLFPVDSINMFQMNKQLAKHIWPLVQEDEAGTTNDPEKGKQKMDMKIEEDNDEANKEMATSSIIKTEQ, from the exons ATGGTTTCCGACTCGGACCTCGTGACCCAGCTCCGAGAAATTCTCCGTGGCTCCGACCTAGAAACAACGACTGCGGCTAGCGTCCGCCGTCAGCTGGAGGCGTATTTCGGCGTCGAATTAACCTATAAGAAGGCTTTCGTCAGGGAACAAATCGATGCTTTTCTTGAAAGCGGTGCTTTGTTAGAAAGCAAACCCGAGAATCacaaggaagaggaagaggaagtagatgaagatgaagaatgtAATGGCGATCAAAATTATGAAGAAGGAAGTGAAAGCAATAACGAGAAGCCCGAACG ACCGGTAGAGGCTAAGAAACGTCGGGGTGGGTTTAACAAAATATGTCAGCTTTCTCCACAACTAGACAAGTTTCTAGGAACTTGTCAATTGGCTCGAACAGAG GTTGTGAAGAAAATTTGGGCATATATTCGAGACCACGATTTACAAGATCCAAAGAATAGGCGAAATATATTATGTGACGAGGCACTTCATTCGTTATTTCGTGTAAAGGCGATTGATATGTTTCAGATGAACAAGGCATTGGCTAAGCATATCTGGCCACTAAATGATGGAGATG GGAGTGTTAAGGATgtgaaagaggaagatgaaggcGAGGCATCAGGggaaaaagatgagaaagaggAGCAAAACGAAGAAGCGGTAGagaataatgaagaagaaagtggagaAGAGGAAGGTCCTAGTTTACGAAAACGCAAACGCAAGAAAAGAAA ACCAGCCAAGTCCGAGGAGAAACCGAAGAAAAAAGGAGGCGGCTTTACCAAAGTTTGCAGTCTTTCACCAGAACTTCAGGCATTTACTGGAACCTCTCAGTTAGCTAGAACAGAG GTAGTGAAAATGCTTTGGAAATACATAAAGGAGAACAATTTGCAAGATCCATCTGATAAACGCACAATAATATGCGATGAATCATTACGGTCTCTGTTCCCTGTCGACTCTATCAATATGTTTCAAATGAACAAACAATTAGCCAAGCACATTTGGCCTCTAGTACAGGAGGATGAAG CAGGAACAACTAACGATCCAGAGAAGGGAAAGCAGAAAATGGATATGAAGATAGAAGAAG ATAATGATGAAGCGAATAAAGAAATGGCTACTTCATCAATTATCAAGACTGAACAATGA
- the LOC104742478 gene encoding upstream activation factor subunit spp27-like isoform X2, with the protein MVSDSDLVTQLREILRGSDLETTTAASVRRQLEAYFGVELTYKKAFVREQIDAFLESGALLESKPENHKEEEEEVDEDEECNGDQNYEEGSESNNEKPERPVEAKKRRGGFNKICQLSPQLDKFLGTCQLARTEVVKKIWAYIRDHDLQDPKNRRNILCDEALHSLFRVKAIDMFQMNKALAKHIWPLNDGDGSVKDVKEEDEGEASGEKDEKEEQNEEAVENNEEESGEEEGPSLRKRKRKKRKPAKSEEKPKKKGGGFTKVCSLSPELQAFTGTSQLARTEVVKMLWKYIKENNLQDPSDKRTIICDESLRSLFPVDSINMFQMNKQLAKHIWPLVQEDEGTTNDPEKGKQKMDMKIEEDNDEANKEMATSSIIKTEQ; encoded by the exons ATGGTTTCCGACTCGGACCTCGTGACCCAGCTCCGAGAAATTCTCCGTGGCTCCGACCTAGAAACAACGACTGCGGCTAGCGTCCGCCGTCAGCTGGAGGCGTATTTCGGCGTCGAATTAACCTATAAGAAGGCTTTCGTCAGGGAACAAATCGATGCTTTTCTTGAAAGCGGTGCTTTGTTAGAAAGCAAACCCGAGAATCacaaggaagaggaagaggaagtagatgaagatgaagaatgtAATGGCGATCAAAATTATGAAGAAGGAAGTGAAAGCAATAACGAGAAGCCCGAACG ACCGGTAGAGGCTAAGAAACGTCGGGGTGGGTTTAACAAAATATGTCAGCTTTCTCCACAACTAGACAAGTTTCTAGGAACTTGTCAATTGGCTCGAACAGAG GTTGTGAAGAAAATTTGGGCATATATTCGAGACCACGATTTACAAGATCCAAAGAATAGGCGAAATATATTATGTGACGAGGCACTTCATTCGTTATTTCGTGTAAAGGCGATTGATATGTTTCAGATGAACAAGGCATTGGCTAAGCATATCTGGCCACTAAATGATGGAGATG GGAGTGTTAAGGATgtgaaagaggaagatgaaggcGAGGCATCAGGggaaaaagatgagaaagaggAGCAAAACGAAGAAGCGGTAGagaataatgaagaagaaagtggagaAGAGGAAGGTCCTAGTTTACGAAAACGCAAACGCAAGAAAAGAAA ACCAGCCAAGTCCGAGGAGAAACCGAAGAAAAAAGGAGGCGGCTTTACCAAAGTTTGCAGTCTTTCACCAGAACTTCAGGCATTTACTGGAACCTCTCAGTTAGCTAGAACAGAG GTAGTGAAAATGCTTTGGAAATACATAAAGGAGAACAATTTGCAAGATCCATCTGATAAACGCACAATAATATGCGATGAATCATTACGGTCTCTGTTCCCTGTCGACTCTATCAATATGTTTCAAATGAACAAACAATTAGCCAAGCACATTTGGCCTCTAGTACAGGAGGATGAAG GAACAACTAACGATCCAGAGAAGGGAAAGCAGAAAATGGATATGAAGATAGAAGAAG ATAATGATGAAGCGAATAAAGAAATGGCTACTTCATCAATTATCAAGACTGAACAATGA